TCAGCGGCAACAATTGGTGAGTATAAACAGTGCTTTGATACTTTAAAATTCAATACCGAAGTACCTCCTGATACATCAGAATGGGGAGATGATTTTTTTGGAAAGGGCTTAGCAAATGGAATGACGATGTTTGAATTTGAGAATTTATATATGGAACAATTAGAATCTTCTATTACAGATAATAAGCGATTTAGCAATAATTGGGAATATAAAAATACAGGAAGTACTCTAGATACAATCGACACACTTAGGCAAGATATTGCAGGCTTTATGTGGTTTAATTACAGCACTTTAAAAAATGTATGGCGCGATACGGTTGCTTATAATCGTCAATCACAAAATCAATTGCCAGCTGAACTTTTTTTAGCTCAAATTTATTTTAATCCGAACACAGCAATCCTAAGCGTCAAGACCGCAGACTATGAAAAAAGTGAGGCTGCTAATTTGCAACTATTTAATACAGAAGGCAAAGAAGTTTTAAAGGCAAAAATAAATAGCGGCCGGCAAAATTTGTCTTTAAGCTATCTCCCAGCTGGTGCATACCTGTGTAGAGTAAATAATGGGCATGCATCTTCGAACAAAAAAATAACCATCATAAAATAAGGGCGCTATGAAAAATATACTATTAACGCTAATCATTGCGATGTATGCTTTTAATGTTCCTGCACAAATCACTTTTGAGAAGACATATAAAAATTTAGCTCAAGATGAAGCAGCACATAGTGTGATTGAAGATGGCAATGGAGGATGTGTTATAGCAACCGGCGGTAAATGGAATTCGCCTAACAGCACACGAGAATTTGGATTAACACACCTAAATGGATATGGAGATACTTTATGGTACACCGTTTTTACACGTAGTTATAATTCAGAAGTACGCATGTTGCGAAAGTCAGCTACAGCTTATTACGTTGCAGGAGTAGCCGATGATTCAACGGTAACAGTAGATTTAATGCTCTGGCTTTGTAAATTCGACTTGAATGGAAATCTTATTTGGAAAAAAAACATAGCGGATATCTTTCTTCCTTTATTAGATTGGGGTTTATCCTTTAGTGTTGTCAATGATGGGCTCTTGTTCACAAATGGGTATAGCGGAGGATTTTACAAATTGGATACTAACTCAAATAACTTGGTTATTAAGGATTATAACTATTATCGGAGCAATTCTGATTATTTTCGAAAATCAGATATGGAAAAGAAGGGCAATAATTTCATCTATAATGCCGCATATCGTCAAGTAATCGGAGGCCCAATCAGCCCGCGAATTTTACTAGTAGATCAAAATGGAGATAGTATTAGCTCCTTTGCTGTAAACTTGGATTCAGCATGGGGGGCGCCCTACACGAATATTTATCAGGATAATTTTATAGTATTTGCTCAAATACCAACTGTTGTTGTTCCAAACGCTTATGGTTTTGTGCTTTCAAAATTAGATTCATTAGGAAATAAAATCTGGCGCAAGCCAGTAAGAGGTATTAATAGGTCAAATTGTTATGTAACTTCTCATACCATTTTACCCAACGGAAACTTTGTTATAAGTGGTTTTCCGGGTGGTTTAAACGCACCCGCAGGTAGAGCTTTTTTGTATTGCTTTGATACGAATGGAGATAGTTTATGGTTTAAAAAATTTAGCCCAAGCGATACCACTCTTAAAACTGATTTTTACGATGTAATAGCCACTAGCGATAGCGGATTGTTAGCATGCGGTCAAGCGATGCGACCCAATGGCAGTCGCGAAAGCTATATTGTTAAATTGGATGCCAATGGTGATTTGTTTAATCCACTAAGCGTAATTGAGAAGCGCAAGGAAAGTTATTTTCATATTTATCCCAATCCTGCTAACAATGTGGTAAGTATGCATTACATGGGTTTTGATAATAATGTTTTGCTACAAATTAAAAATACTATTGGACAAGTAATATTCAATCAAAAAATTAGCACCAACGATGAAAGAATCCAATTGGAAGCATCTATGTTTCCTTCCGGTATTTATGTCTGTAGCTTGATCTCAAATGAGCGAATTGTTACAGCTAAAAAATTGGTGATTGTAAAATAGTATAAAATCGCTAAGAAAAGTATTTTATTACTTTTGTCCCGCTCAACGTAAGTTGCAGCGGGATTTTTTTTCCTCCTTCGACTACGCTCAGGAGGACAATTTTGTTGAGGAGCGTTTGAAAGTAAAATAATTCAATTTTTATCTTAATACTTTGTACTAACATCTTTGTACTCTAACTATGCCAAAAGTATCCAATAAAGGCACCAACATGCCAGCTAGCCCAATTCGTAAATTAGTTCCTTATGCTGATAAAGCTAAAAAAGAAGGTAGAACCATTTATCATTTAAACATCGGGCAACCGGATATTGAAACCCCTGAAACGATGCTGAATGCGATACGTAATTTTTCGCAAAAGGTGGTGGAGTATAGCCATAGTGCAGGGATTGAGAGTTATCGAAAAAAATTGGCAGGTTATTATAATTCCTTTGGAATCAATATCGATTACACCGAAGTGATGATTACTACCGGCGGTTCGGAAGCCATTGAAATTGCCATGATGAGTTGTTTGAATCCGGGCGATGAGGTAATTATTCCTGAACCATTTTATGCGAATTACAATGGTTTTTCCTGTCAATCAGATGTAGTGGTGAAACCCATTCGCAGTTATATTGAAACAGGTTTTGCCTTGCCACCAATAAGCGAATTCGAAAAAGTGATTACGCCTAAAACAAAGGCAATCATGATTTGTAATCCGAGTAACCCTACCGGTTATTTGTATTCCCGACAAGAGTTGGAATCGTTGAAAGAGATTGTGTTGAAACACGATTTGTTTTTGTTTTCGGATGAGGTGTATAAGGAGTTTTGCTATGACGACAAAGAGTATGTGTCGGTGATGCATTTATCCGGTTTAGACAACAATGTAATTTTATTGGATTCGATTTCCAAACGTTACAGTGCTTGTGGGGCACGCATTGGTGCTTTTATCAGCAAAAATAAGGAAGTGATGGCAACTGCATTAAAATTTGCCCAAGCGCGTTTAAGTCCACCTACATTTGGTCAAGTGGGAGCAGAAGCAGCCATTGATACGCCGCAATCCTACTTTGATGCGGTAAAGAAAGAGTATACAGCACGTCGTAATTATGTGGTGAATGCATTAAATAAAATGGAGGGTGTATTTTGTCCTATGCCGAATGGAGCATTTTATTGTATTGCTAAGTTGCCGATTGACAATGCGGATGTATTTTGTCAATGGTTGTTGGAATCTTTTCAATATGAGAATCAAACGGTGATGTTGGCGCCGGCTACCGGGTTTTACTCTACACCGGGTGCAGGTTTAAATGAGGTGCGTATTGCGTATGTGTTGAATTTGGATGCATTGCAAAAGGCGATGAAGTGTTTGGAGGAGGCATTAAAAGTGTATCCCGGAAGAAGGATTTAAATTCAAATTTCTTAACGCCAATTTCTCAAAGGCCGGTCCTTTTCGTTTTTGATTGAGGTTTTGTTCAGCCGGAACATTCAAAAAAATTTATTTAGTTTCTGCCCTGAGGACTTGCTTACACTAGGGTTTTGTCGCATTCATCCTAATAATTTGGGAATTAAAATTTCTTAACGCCAATTTCTCATAGGCCGGTCCTTTTTCAGCCTTGGTTGTGACTTAAATAATTTAGTCAAACACTTAACATTAAAACGTTTTTCCGAAAAGGGATCTATTAGCCTAAATTTCGTTGGAATGAGAAGTTGCGTTTTTTAACTGGAAGCTGTCTTTTTCGAGGTAGTATGCAATTCCGCAAAAGCTGAGTAATAGTATTGTATTTAGGATTAATCGAAGGCTAAGAGAGAAAGTGCTAAATGTGGTGCTGATAAAATAAATGAGTATCGCGCCAAGCAGGTAGCCCAAAATTCGTTTTATATCATATTTAATATAATAAAAGCGCTGGCCAATAAAATAACTAGCTAGCATAATGCTCGCATAGCAGGCTAAGGTAGCCCATGCAGCACCTGCATATCCCCAAATGGGAATCCAAAAATAATTTGCTGCTATCGTAATGATTGCACCCAGTATGGTAAGGTAAGCACCATATTTTGTTTGCCCACTAAGCTTATACCATATAGATAGATTAAAAAATATTCCAAGGCAAAGATTGGCGAGCAATAAGATTGGAACAATAAATAAACCTTCTCTGAATTTTTCGCCCACAAAATATTTTACAATATCCATATACAGCAGTGTTCCTAAGAAAATGAGACAACAAGCAATTACAAAATATTTCATTACATGCGCATAAATTTCACTGGCATCTTTGTTTCTGGCCTCGGCAAAAAAGAAAGGTTCAGCGGCATAACGAAAGGTTTGAATGAAAATGGTCATGATGATGGAAACTTTGTAACAAGCACCATAAATCCCAATCTGCGCCATTATATTGGAAGAAGCCGGAAGTAAA
The sequence above is a segment of the Bacteroidota bacterium genome. Coding sequences within it:
- a CDS encoding T9SS type A sorting domain-containing protein — translated: MKNILLTLIIAMYAFNVPAQITFEKTYKNLAQDEAAHSVIEDGNGGCVIATGGKWNSPNSTREFGLTHLNGYGDTLWYTVFTRSYNSEVRMLRKSATAYYVAGVADDSTVTVDLMLWLCKFDLNGNLIWKKNIADIFLPLLDWGLSFSVVNDGLLFTNGYSGGFYKLDTNSNNLVIKDYNYYRSNSDYFRKSDMEKKGNNFIYNAAYRQVIGGPISPRILLVDQNGDSISSFAVNLDSAWGAPYTNIYQDNFIVFAQIPTVVVPNAYGFVLSKLDSLGNKIWRKPVRGINRSNCYVTSHTILPNGNFVISGFPGGLNAPAGRAFLYCFDTNGDSLWFKKFSPSDTTLKTDFYDVIATSDSGLLACGQAMRPNGSRESYIVKLDANGDLFNPLSVIEKRKESYFHIYPNPANNVVSMHYMGFDNNVLLQIKNTIGQVIFNQKISTNDERIQLEASMFPSGIYVCSLISNERIVTAKKLVIVK
- a CDS encoding pyridoxal phosphate-dependent aminotransferase, yielding MPKVSNKGTNMPASPIRKLVPYADKAKKEGRTIYHLNIGQPDIETPETMLNAIRNFSQKVVEYSHSAGIESYRKKLAGYYNSFGINIDYTEVMITTGGSEAIEIAMMSCLNPGDEVIIPEPFYANYNGFSCQSDVVVKPIRSYIETGFALPPISEFEKVITPKTKAIMICNPSNPTGYLYSRQELESLKEIVLKHDLFLFSDEVYKEFCYDDKEYVSVMHLSGLDNNVILLDSISKRYSACGARIGAFISKNKEVMATALKFAQARLSPPTFGQVGAEAAIDTPQSYFDAVKKEYTARRNYVVNALNKMEGVFCPMPNGAFYCIAKLPIDNADVFCQWLLESFQYENQTVMLAPATGFYSTPGAGLNEVRIAYVLNLDALQKAMKCLEEALKVYPGRRI